The window TCGTCGCGGGCGAGATGGTCGGCGCTCAGTCGGGGCTGGGCTTCCTCATCATCGATGCGCGAAACAACCTCAGAGCCGACCTTCTGATGGCAGCAATCCTCACGATCGGCCTTCTCGGACTTCTCTTGGACAGCGCCATGAGCCTTGCCGAGAGGCAGCTTTACCGCGCCTGGGGCATACGAGGAGGGAAATCATGAGCTACATCGAAATACGAGACGTCTGCCGCCACTATGAACAGAAGGGCACACGCTTCACGGCGCTCTCCCACGTCGACCTAGCCATCGAGCGCGGCGAATTCATCTGCCTCCTCGGCCCCTCGGGCTGCGGCAAGAGCACGCTCCTCGCGGCGCTCGCGGGCTTCGACCGCGTATCGAGCGGCAGCGTGCGCATCGCAGGCGAAGAGGTCACCTCGCCCAGCATCAAGAACGTCACGATCTTCCAGAACTACGGCCTCCTGCCGTGGCGCACGGTAGAAAAGAACGTCGAACTGGGGCTCGAAAGCCTCGGCACAGCGCCCGAAGAGCGCGCAAAGATTGCGCGCCGCTACCTCGCCCTCGTCGGCTTGGAGCGCTTCGCCTCGCACCATCCCGCGGAACTCTCGGGCGGCATGCAGCAGCGCGTCGCCATCGCGCGCGCCCTCGCCGTCGATCCCGACATCATCTTCATGGATGAACCATTCGCCGCCCTCGACGCCATCACGCGCATGAGCCTGCAGGACGAGATCTCC of the Selenomonas sputigena genome contains:
- a CDS encoding ABC transporter ATP-binding protein, producing MSYIEIRDVCRHYEQKGTRFTALSHVDLAIERGEFICLLGPSGCGKSTLLAALAGFDRVSSGSVRIAGEEVTSPSIKNVTIFQNYGLLPWRTVEKNVELGLESLGTAPEERAKIARRYLALVGLERFASHHPAELSGGMQQRVAIARALAVDPDIIFMDEPFAALDAITRMSLQDEISAICRKQGKTIIFVTHDIDEAVVLADRVVVMTPNPGKVKSIIEVDLHGKRDRTSSDFLHIRDRIFREFSLKPADKTEYYI